Part of the Ammoniphilus sp. CFH 90114 genome, GATTCCTCCTTCCTTTAGCCTAAGAAAAAATTATATATTTCTTTATATTCTATCACAAGTATAGGCTACCTTGTCCAATATTTCATGAATTTCATTCTGTGATAACGAAGAAAAACCCCTGATTACATTAGAGTATCAGGAGTTTGTTGGTATATCCTATCTACTTACACATCATTAGGGCCATTCGCGTTCGGAGGCCGGGGAACCGATGAATTCACACCGTTAGAAGGAGGTTCTATTGGTGGGATTACGTTTTGTGGGGTACCGTTATCTTGGGGCAGGTACTCTCTTTTCTTCACTTGAGTGTAAACTCCACTGGCCGTTAACCCTATTAATAATGCAGTAACTGCTTTTTCCATCAACCAAACCGGCACGGAAACCAAGATGACGCCCATAACTACCGCAATCAACGCCCGATATCTCACGTCTATCCTAAAGGCATTACCTACAACAGAAACAAAGGCAGCCACCACGGCTGAAACCGTTGCAAAATCAAGAAATGTATTCTCAAACAAGGGAATCACCTCCCTATCAAAATATTCGAATACAATAAAAACGTGAAGGCCAACTACAGTTGGCCTTCAGGGTCAATATCAGTTCAGTGGAGTATAATCCACATTGGGTGTATAATTATTTCCTGCATTCCATAGCAGAAATTCTTTTATTCCAGCTTCATTAAGAGCTTTAATTTGCAATTCTACTTCTCTTTTGCCGTAAGGAATATAATTGCCTTTTCCTAGCCAAGGAGCGGTAAAATCTTGAATCCACGGTCTTGACAGGGGAGGGTTCTCCATCTGAGCCAATTTCTGATTTTCCATCTTGGCGTATTCTTGAACTAAACGATGAGGGTCTGTATCAGGCTTAGGAATATTAAAATAACCTGGCCCCCAATGACTTGGGTAGATCATGGAGCTGATGACATCTACATGGTTGCTGATCGCTGTAAAGTTCTGGCCAATACCGGGCGCCTCAGACAATGTTGCTGTGTAGCCAAATATATCGACAGAGACTTTGACATTATAGGGTTCAAGTTCCTTCTTTGCATACTCAACGAAATCGGTAACAGCCGTAACCCTCGCTGCAACAGCATCATATTCAGGCTTTGGAGGGGCTGATTCTTGAATGGCTATAGGAGCCGGTTTAGCATCGCCAGCCAAGGTTTCACTAGGAGGTTGAGCTTCTCGCTGCTCTGCCCAAGCTTCTTGATGCTCCGTTTCCCATTCTATCTTCTTCTTTTCCCACACTGCCACCAGCCTTGGTTCCAATTGATCTTTTGTATAGTTCCCCATACCATAAGTTAAAGTTTTGTCACGATTTTCGAAACCTTCAGGAAAGCGAACATAGTCAAACTGAATTTCCTGAAAGCCGAGTTTCGCTGCTTCCTTTGCTATCTCCACATTATGTTGCCACACTTCAGTCAAGAAGGGGTTTACAAACGCTTCCCCTCTTCGATTTTTCCATACCTGCCCCCCATTCTTAAAAGAAAGTTCTGGTTTTTGCCCAGCCAGAACAGAATCCTTAAATACTACAATACGGGCAATCGGATAGATCTTATGATCGGAAAGAGTCTGGACCAGCGCCTTAGGATCTTTCATAAAAGGCTTGCTAAAGGGCTCCATATCACCTTCCATCTTATACGTAATCCAACCATGATCATCTTTAATATCGATGACCATCGCATTCAAATCGGTTGTTTCCACAAGCTTGAGCAGATCCGGGAACTTTTGTCCCCCCGCCGAATGACCCGTCACATAAATGCCTCGAATCGCATCTGGATACTCAAAAGGAGGATGGCTAACAGCTTGCTCCTCTTCCTCTCCTTCTGGTGCTACTTCTGCTACTTCAGTTACAGGCTTTTCTACCTCCACAGCTTGTTTGTTCGAAGCTTCTTCTTTCTCTTGAGTTTCCAGATCTTTTGGGGTCGTGTCAAGAGAAGGTGATGTGGATACGGGCTCACTACAAGCGATTAGGAGGACCATCATCATCATGAATAAAAGCATGATTATTCCTGTTTTCCTCATTATGCTTCTCCTCTACATATAATCTTGGCCACGCTTTTGAATTTGTTCTGGTTATCCATAGATACTTCATTCTATGCTTCAGAATAGGGTATAATGAGGTGTATCTAACTCCCCTTCAGGAAAGGATGAAAAAATGAAAAAGTGGTACTTCCTATTCATCGCAAGTCTAAGCATGTTGCTGCTTTCTGCATGTGGGGCCACCCAAGAACAGGCCGTTTCAGATAGGGGGCCTACAACGACGAAAACGTGGGACAAGCCTCCAGAGATGATCATTGAGCCGGACAAGCCTTATACAGCAACGATTACAACTAATAAGGGAGATATTAAAATAGAGCTCTTTACGAAAGATGCTCCGCAAACTGTCAATAATTTTATCTTCTTAGCGAAAGAGGACTTTTACCAGAACGTTTTGTTCCATCGTGTTATTAAGGGATTTATGATCCAAACCGGAGATCCTACCGGCACGGGAACCGGTGGCCCAGGCTATCAATTTGAAGATGAGCTTCCTGCCCCACACCGCTATGAGGCAGGAATCGTAGCAATGGCCAATGCAGGCCCCAATACAAATGGCAGCCAATTCTTCATCTGTAATGGAGCAGATAGTGAGAATCTTAATGGCTACCCAAACTACACCATATTTGGTAGAGTCGTTGAAGGTATGGAAACCGTAGAAGCCATCTCCAACGTGAATGTGAAGCAAAGTCCTATGGGAGAACCAAGCCAACCGACTGAAGAAGTGTATATTAAAAACATAACCATCTCAGAATAAAAATAGAAATAGTCTTGCCCTTGATAATCAGAGGCAAGACTATTTCTATTCATCTATGGTATAGAACTATATGGTGCTATACAGAAGTAAAACAATGGAAGTAAGAGATAAACAGGCTCCAATAAGATATAGGAATGCTACCGTCTGTTTTTGATTCAATCCCCATCTCATGAGCGTATGATGGGTATGAGATCTGTCCGCAATATGTAATCCTTTGCCACTGAGGAAACGCTTCAAGAAGACAATTAAAGTATCAAAGATCGGAACCCCTAAAGCAAACACAGGAACAAAAATAGAAGCAAGTGTCGCCCCCTTAAACGCTCCATCAACTGCAATCACCGCTAAAGTAAACCCTAAGAAGGTGGCACCTGAATCCCCCATAAAAATGCTGGCAGGATGGAAATTATACTTAAGGAAAGCAAGGACTGCGCCCATTAAGATGATAGCCACCATAGCGGCTGCATACTGGCCTTGTATGAGAGCGATGAAAAACAACGTCATGCTGGATATCGATGTAATACCAGCCGCTAATCCATCTACACCATCAATAAAATTCATCATATTCGTAATCGCAACAATCCACAGGATGGTTAACGCGGTAGCTAACCAGTCCGGAAACATAATCATACCGTGGTCAACAAAGAAGTTCGTAATCCCGTCAATTCGAATTCCAAGAGCGACAATAACACCCGCTGCCCCAACCTGAGCCAATAACCTCGGCCACACATAGAATTCCCTACCCTTAGACTTGTACCAATCATCAAGCAATCCTATCGTTACCAGAATAGCCCCTCCGACCACAATCCCTAAAGATAACCGGTTAATTCCCAAAAATAACAAGACTAAAGAGGCAACCGTTAAATAAATTAACAAGCCACCTAACAAGGGAATCGGCTTGGCATGGATCTTACGAGCACTTGGTTGGTCAAGAATTCCCCAATAAAAAGATAACCGCTTAAATAAGGGCAGCAAAAAATAGCACAGTAAATAAGATAGGCTCAACAACAGCAAGTACTTCATTCTCTTTAGGCTCTCCTTCGTCTCATTCTCTATGATTTCGACAGGTTCTACTAAATTATACCACAATAGAATGAGAGAGGAACCTTTATTTCAACTGAAATCGCTTACTTTCGCCATAAATCTTCAAAGCCTTGACAGCAACAAACGACTTCTCGGGATAGCGAAAACAAGTTAATTCGCCACCAAAAACACAACCCGTGTCAATATTGATCACGTTTTGTTCCCATAGGGGCTGATGAACAGGAGTATGTCCATGTACCAGCAAGGCCCTCCCCTTGTAATGCTTAATAACCGGATCTCTTTCGGGTAAGCCATGCTTATCCAGATTACCTGTAGGAAATCCATATAAACATATATCCCTTAGCCTCTTATGATTAGAGCCAATCATATCTGCCCGAATCCCTGCATGCACAACGACTAATTCTCCCTGATCAAATTGAAGGTATAAGGGAAGGCTCTTGATATACTCTTCAATCCAACGGCGAGTTCCTGTTGGATCTTCCGTTTTTTCTATTTCTTCGACCGTAGTTTCCAACCCATGCTTGACTTGAACCCTTCTGCCTTGACACCATCTCAGCAGCTTATCATCATGATTCCCAGGGCAGTGATAAGCCAGCTTCGCTTCTACTAGTTTTTTCACTAACTCCAATACAGCGAGACTCTTAGGGCCTCGATCACAAAGGTCACCCACAAACACAAGCATCCGATTATCTGAATGACGATAGAGGCCTTCTTGATTCTTATAACCAAGCTTATCTAAAAGTAAGATCAACTCGTCGTAGCATCCATGAATATCGCCGATAATATCCACGTTACGAATAGATTTGGTATTCACCCTTGTCTCACCTCCTATTCAACCCGAACTCTGTTTAGCCTATTATACCCAAAAAGAGGAAAAAAAAATTCTACTTTTCAAGAGACTCTTCCACCCATTATAATGAGCTTGCAAGGCATTAGAGTCAAGAATAATTCATCTTTGATCTAGCTATCCTAACCATGAACATTCTTTAGCAAACAAGGGCGAAGGGAGACTAGACGTCTTGAATGGGTCCATGGAAGACATCATTTTAGCAGAGATTGAGAAGCAGCGATCCCGTAAGATTGAAGATAAGGTCGCTCAATTTAATCAGATTTGTACACGTCTTGGATTACAAGAAAAGGGAATTAATGAAATTACCCCACACTTGCGTGAAATACTGGAAGAAGAGGTGGAATTCGAACCTTATCATTAAATTACATAGTAATTACTTCTGACTAGTCCAGTTTTAACAACTGGACTTTTTCATCTTCTTGCCAGGTAGAAAATATTAAAAAAAGAAGAAGCCGTAGGCTATCTTCTTTTCCTTTAGATGAGTTATTCTGTTGCGGCTACGGAACCCTTAAGCTTTGTGGAACGCTTCATCTTCCCAGATTCCTTCTGCAGATCCTGTAATTTCTTTAGATATTCAGGTGAACTTAATTCTCTATTTTTTAGTCTCAGCTTTGCCATAATCCATTCGCTCCTTCAAAGCTAAACTTTTTTATATGTTATCACTATGCTCATAGTAATATTATACCGATTCTTTGATTAAATTCAATATTAGATTAGAATTATTTTTAATTAAGGCAGAAGTACACATCAATAAGGGGTTAAAGGGGATGATTCCTCCATAAGAGATATAAGGTATAATAAAAGGATGAGTAACGGTCACTCCGTTAGAAAGGAGCCTAAACATGTCTTGGTTTTACCGCAACGAAAACTGGAGAACGTACTTAAAGAGATACCCATTGACTTCCCTTTTCATTTCTTTAAACATTATCGTATTTTTATTGATGACTATAGCAGGCGGATCAACCAATCCAAACACTTTAGTCCAATTTGGCGCTTATTATAAGCCCTTTGTTTTACAAGGAGATTTATATCGATTATTTGCCCCAATTTTTATTCATATTGGTTGGGAGCATCTGCTTTTCAATTGTTTCGCCATTCTGATCTTTGCCCCCGGGCTAGAAGTGATGCTCGGCAAATTCCGTTATCTTATCTTATATTTAGGTTCCGGACTAGTAGGCTTTATTATGACTCTTTTCTTCTCTTCAGCTGTGCTTGCAGCCGGTGCCTCAGGGGCCATATTCGGAGTCTACGGCATGTTTGCTTATTTATCAATGTATCGACGCGACTTAATGGATTACTACTCCAGACAGACCATCCTTCCTATCCTTGTCATCGGGGTTGTATTAACCTTCCTGCCCGGAATTAGTATTACAGGCCATCTAGGAGGTTTAGCAACGGGATATCTACTTGGGTTTATACTTATGAGACGTTAAAAAAAAGACCCTTATATAAGGGTCTTTTACGCTGTTTCTTCTGCTTCTTCGTCCTCTTCCGTAGGAATAAGAATTTCGAATACTTCTCCATGCTGAAGAATGATCACGCCTTGCTTCTTAATGCGCATAACAGCCACTTCAGGCTTTTGTCGCATCTTCTCAATGTAATCATCCGGAATCTCACCTGCATCCCCAACGGTGATTCCGTCAATTTCAGTTTCTTCATTGTCATCTAAGTTTAATTCCAGAATTCTTTCATAGATATCAGAAAACACTTCAAAGTCCTTCGTATACACACTAATACATTTCATATCCAGACCTCCTATAAATCATGTTGCCTATTGTACCATATTTTACTTAATGAATAATAGATGGATCTCAATAAAAATAGGCAGAAAAATTTCCGTTATCCATCAACGGTAGCTAAAATGAAGGAAATTCCCTTAATGGGCAAAGTTGTGCCTTCCTATCTCGGCTACAACCACTCGCGTACGAATCCATTGGCTTCTTGCCGTATGTGGGTTGTAAAAAAACAGGGCTCCTGAAGTGGGATCTAATCCACGTAATGCTTCCTGAGCTGCTCGATAGGAGTCTTTTGAAGGTTTTACTTTATGGATTCTGCCGTCTGCAACTGGAGAGAATTGATACACATGCTTTACTTTATGAAAGATAACTCCTGTTATGGTCCCAGGATAATCTTTGTGCAAAACACGATTTAATACTACACTTCCTACGGCTACCTTACCTTCGAAGGATTCTCCTCCTGCTTCTGCTTCAATAATTCGTACAAACCAATCATAATCTTTTTTTGTAAATTTGATTGCTCTTTTAGAATTCACGTTATTGTCTCTAGGTATTATCAGCTTGTCTCCATCACGTATGAAATCGCTTGATAGCCGGTTAGCCTTCTTTAACTGGTCTACATTTACCCCTGTAATTTTCGATATGCGCCAGAGGGTATCCCCTTTTTCAACCTTATAAACTATCGATTCTACCGCGTTTGCTTGTCCAATAAATAGACACGAAATAACAGCAAACACAGACGTAAATAAAGGAATTGATAACAACCACTTTTTTAACATAGATTCCTCCTCAAGATCCTTTCCATATCTTCCCTACCTAACATTTCCAGTTCTAAAAAGGAATATACATGTGGAAGAGGAGGACGAGTCTATGCTTACGCGCAATTCATTCTTTACACCACTTCAATCGTTATTTTCTGTTCAGCTCATTTTCTGCATCATTTTCTCATTTGCCAACCTTTTTATGAACATTTTTCTCTGGGATCGTGGTCAATCATTTTGGGCTATTGGGGTCTTTAATCTGTTTTCTGTGGCATCCATCTTCATTGCCTCTTTAGCAGGCGCTTACCTGCTGCATCTACTCGGCACGAGATCGACTTTTATGATTTCCTCTATCCTGGCTCTAGGGCTTTTTCTATATTTATTTCATGCAGGGCAAGCATCTCAAACCTTATTGCCTGTGTTAGGTCTATTATATGGTGGATATGTAGGTCTCTTTTATATCGGTTTTAACCTACATATCTTACAGCTGTCGGACCCACAAAACCGTTCGTACTTAATTGGCATGGAGTCGACTATCGCTACGGTTGCGCAATTGATCACGCCTCTTTGTGCTGGCTTATTCATTACCAGTCAGGGATACAGCCACACTTTTTTTATCATTATTGCTTTGCTCATCCTTCAGTTTCTTTTCAGCGCATTCATACCTAGCATGAAGATGACTGAAAAGTATCAAAAGCGTTATTTTTTTCTAGCTGAAAATGAAGAAATGGCAAAGATGGGTTTTACCTCAGCGGCTTACGGCTTTTATTTTTCCTTTGTTCAGATGTCCTATGGATTGTTCTTTTTCTTTTTCCTACAGAACGAATCTCAGCTAGGTTCTTGGAACTTTGTATTCGGAGCCATTAGCGCTGTGATGTATTGGTTAATAGGTAAGTCACTTAAACAGTCCAATCGAGAAATCATTCTTGGCATGGGCATGATTAGCTCCATCATGGTAACCTTAACGCTGTTTTTATCGGCTGCTCCCTGGTTTATTCTCTTTAACCTCATCGTGTCTATTGCTTTACCTATGATGTGGATCCCTGCAAAATCCCTGCACTATGCCCAAATCGCCAGAACTAATACTACTCATAAGGAAGATGGTTTCAGCAGGATGCTGCAAAGGCTGGTTTTTCGAGAGTTTGCTATTAGCTTAGGACGTATCAGCTTCTTCTTTATCATGATCATTGGGTTTGATTTTGGTTTAGGGCCAGCCTATTACATCATGATTGCATTAGCCTGTTTTATGCCCGTAGGGATCTGGCTGTTAAGCAGGACGTAAGGAATATTAACTCCTTATCGAATCATGAATTGGACGGCTTTACCATATAAATAGGTAAGGAGGGATGATCTATGATTCAGAGAAAGCCTGTTTCTTTCGTCCTAATTCTACTATCCTTATGTATGATTCCGCTTGGGTTTCTTTACTCCTATTACCTGTTTATTGCCGCGGTATTATTTATTCTTTTTCGATTGAAAGTTCCCATAAACTCCTCTAAGTGCCCTAGATGTAAAGAAGAAAATACGATGGAACCTTGGGTTACCCGCTATCGTTGTACCAGATGTAAAACCGCTCTCTATAAAGAAAAAAACGGCTGGTCCAGGATCAAATAATCATAGATACCCAATAATTAAGCATAAGACCCAGAAATTATCCTTGGGGCTTATGCTTATTATTTTTACGCTTCATTTACTAATGATTCTAATTCATCCAATAGTCGCCTGAATACGTCAAGTGCGCTTTGAATAGGTTCAGGAGTAGTCATATCCACTCCTGCAGATTTAAGCAGTTCTAGTGGATAGTTTGATCCCCCACTCTTCAAGAAATTGAGGTATCGTTCAACCGCTGGTTCCCCCTCTTGCAGGATCTGTTGGGACAAAGCTGTAGCAGCCGAGAATCCCGTGGCATATTTATAAACATAAAAAGCGTTATAGAAATGAGGAATTCTAGACCACTCCATCTCAATGTCTTGATCGATATGGACCTGTTCCCCATAGTAGTCTTTATTTAATTGGTAATACATTGAACTCAGTGTTTCCGGTGTTAGCGCCTCTCCTTTTTCCACCTTTTCATGGGTCATCTTCTCAAACTCTGCAAACATGGTCTGACGGAAGACCGTACCTCTAAACTGTTCTAAGTAATGGTTGAGGAGGAACATCTTTTCCTTCTTATCTGTGGTGTTCTTAAGCATCCAATCCATCAGTAAGGACTCATTGACAGTCGAAGCTACTTCTGCAACGAAAATCGTATATTGAGCATAAAGGTAAGGTTGCTCCTTATCCGAATAATAACTGTGCAGCGCATGCCCCATCTCATGTGCCAAGGTAAACATATTATCCACGGTGTCCTGATAATTCAACAAGACATATGGATGTGTACCGTAAGCCCCCCAAGAATAGGCGCCGCTCGTCTTTCCTTCATTTTCGTAGACATCGATCCAGCGATGATCCCGTGCTTCTCTGAGTAATGAGGCGTACTCCTCACCTAACGGAGCCAGCCCCTTCATCATGGTTTCGTAGGCTTGCTTATACCCCATTTTCATTTCTACTTCTTTCACCATAGGAACATAGATATCGTACATATGCAATTCGTCAAGCTCAAGCATCTTTTTACGTAGATCGACATAACGGTAGAAAACAGGCAAGTTGCTGCGCACAGTCTGAATTAAATTATCGTACACTTCGACAGGGATATTATCATCATCTAAGGATGACTTAAGGGCGGATTCATACTTTCTTACGCGGGAATAGAAAACATCCTTTTTCACACTAGAGTTTAAGGTGGCCGCGAAGGTGTTCTTGTTTTTCCGGTAAGTATCATACATCGCTTTGAAGGCTTCTTCTCTCACTCGACGGTCAGGCGATTCCATGAACTGAATATAACGACCATGAGTCAGTTCAACCTCATCTCCATCTTCATCCTTAATCTTTGGAAACTTGAGATCTGCGTTATTCAACATTCTAAATATATTTCCAGGTGCGCCGGCCAATTCCCCCGCTTGAGCTAACAGTTCTTCCTGTTCAGCAGACAAGACATGCGACTTCTGACGGAGCAATTCTTTAAGATAGAAATCGTATAAAGCCAACTCTTTTTCTTCCTTAAGGAAGCCTATCAAGTGCTCTTCTGGAATGGATAAGATCTCAGGGACAATAAAAGAACTCGCGCTGCCCACTTGAACACTTAGACTCGAAGCACGATCGGTTAACGCCTGATACTTCCCATTCGTATTGTTCTCATCTCGACGCATACGGGCGTAAACGAATAACCGCTCCATCAAGAGGCTGATCTCACTCTTGAGCTTCAGGCATTGTAATAGTTCTTGGGGTGACTCCCCTAACTTTCCTTTATATTTCGCGAGTCCAGGAAGCTGCTCCTTCACTTGGGAGAACTCTGCTTCCCATTCCCCATCATTTTGATAAATATCTTCCAAAATCCACTTAAAAGAAGAATCAATCTCTTCTCGTACCGGTAATTTTCTCTTTGGAACTTGTTCCATTGTTAGACCTCCTTCAAGGATTATGGTTGATTGATATTAACAGGTAAAGCTTACCATAGTATTTCCGTGCGTGCGATAATTTTTAACCATTTTGGTAATAATAACCTTATTCTTCTAGGAAACTGAAATGGGGGAAGTCCATGCCATACATTCTGAGTACAGGAACAGCACAACCTCCTTATACCTTTCAACAAGCTGATGTAAAACCATTTGTTCGCGACATGTTTTCCGACGTTTTTGCCGATATTGATCGACTGTTGACCATCTTTGAGAATACCGGGATTGATACACGACATTTCTGTGTACCTATCGACTGGTTTAAAGAAGGTCATCAGTTCAAAGAGAAAAACGAGTTGTACATTGAAAATGCTACGGCTTTAGGTGGACAAGCCTTGAGCAATGCATTGAAAAATGCCGGTTTAGATATGAAAGATATCCATCATCTTGTCTTTGTTTCCACTACAGGAGTCGCTACACCCAGTATCGATGCCCTCCTCTTCAACCAACTTGGAGCAAGCCCGCATACGAAACGAACCCCCATCTGGGGATTAGGCTGTGCAGGAGGGGCTGTTGGTCTTTCCCGCACCTTTGATTATGCTTTAGGACACCCAGAAGAGATTGTTGCCTTAGTTGCTGTAGAGTTATGCGGCCTTACCTTTCAGCGTAATGATATTACCAAGAGCAATCTGGTTGCCACCTCTCTGTTTGCAGATGGTGCTGCGGCTGTCATCGTGGGAGGAGATCAATACCGGTCTGAAGGTCGGTTGCAAATTCGAACCACAAGGAGCATGCTATGGCCGGATACACTCGATGTGATGGGTTGGGACATCTCTTCTTCAGGCTTTCATGTCATATTTAGCCGTGATATCCCGACCATTGTAAAAGAAAAGACAGTTCCGGACCTGTTGGACTTCCTTCAGGAGAATAAAGTACAAGAACCACAGCACTACATCTTTCACCCAGGCGGGAGAAAAGTTCTTGAAGCATATCGCGAAGCCTTGGAGTTGCCCGATGGGAAGCTCCGTGTGGCGGAGCAAGTTCTTCGTCAGAATGGTAACATGTCTTCCTGTACCGTTCTGCATGTATTGAACCAATTTTTTACAGAGAAAATCATCTCCCCAGGAGAGGTCGGCTTAGTTTCTGCGTTAGGACCCGGTTTTAGTGCAGAAATGCTATTACTGGAGGGAATATAACGTGAGTACATTTTTTGTCATTCTTTTCTCCTTATTAATTACCCAACGGCTGGGAGAGCTATGGTTAGCCAAGAGGAATGCCCGGTGGATGCTCGCAAGAGGAGGCTACGAGGTTGGCCGTGAGCATTACAAATATATTGTGATGATCCATGTTGGATTTCTAACAAGCCTATTAATAGAAGGCGGGGTACTTGAGGCGACCCCTCCAGGCTGGTGGATACTTCCGTTTGCTCTATTCATGGGAACCCAAGTCTTACGATACTGGTGCATTCGATCTCTTGGTCCCTATTGGAATACACGGATCTACATCCTTCCGGAAAGCGAGTTGGTAAAGAAAGGACCTTATCGCTGGTTAAAGCATCCTAACTATTGGATCGTAATGACGGAGTTCATTGCCATCCCTGTACTATTCGGGGCTTATTATACGGCCTTTTTATGGACACTGGTTAATTTCACCTTCTTGAAGATGGTTCGCATACCTGTTGAGGAAAGAGCGTTGGGAATGAATAAGGAGTAAGGGTACGGTAGGGCCACAGGTTCGGCATTGTTCGCTTATTTGTGGCTCCTCACCGTTTTACAACTCCAACCGCTTCATCTTCTCTTTAATATAATCTGCCGTCCTTAAAGCGATAGCCATCACTGTATTCGTTGGATTGCCAGCACCTGATGTGACAAATACACTCGCATCACAGATGAATAAATTATCGATATCGTGGGACTGACCATAGGAATTCACCACAGACTGGAACGGGTCGTCGCCCATTCTACATCCCCCCATTAAATGAGCTGTATCTGGTACAACAAACTCGACTTTACCGCCTGCAGCTTGGATAATATCCCCCATCTTCCCGACGGCATGAGAGATGAGACTTTGATCATTTTCTCCATAACTGAAGGTAACCTTGGCTCGGGGAACACCGTATTCATCTTTCTCATCCGCTAGTGTAATCGTATTATTCTCATTAGGAAGTACTTCACCGACCAAGGTAATTCGACCGTAATAATTGTAATCAAGCACCTTCTCCCTTAGTTTCTCCCCCCAGAGCAACCCTTCAGAAGACTTTGAAATGCCATTCACAAACTCTACTGGTCTAGCACCATGAGCATGAAGGGTGTATCCCCTTACAAATGAATGGTTCTCATTGGTTCGGTAAAAGGCTTGTGTGGTCGCAAGGACTGGGGTCCCCTTGTAAAGTCGAATTTCATGGTCAAATTTTCCATACACATCATGGCTGCTATGGGTCATGAAGGCCTTCCCTACCCACCCGCTGCTATTAGCTAGTCCATCTGGGAAGCTTGAATTGGCGGAATGGAGCAATAAACGAGGGGTCTCCACCACATAAGCCGATAAAATGACAAGTTTGGCTTTTTGGGAGTATGTCGTACCCTCGTGCACAAACTCAACACCCTGAGCCCGGCCATCTTTTCCCATGAGTACTTGTGTGACTGTACAATCTGCTAGGATCTCTGCCCCAGCTTGAATGGCTTTCGGAATATGAACGATAAGCGTACTGAATTTCGCATCAGGCATACACCCTTGATTACAGAAGCCTCTATTAATACAAGGCGGACGTCCTTCAAAAGGAGCCGAGAGGATGGCAAGTGGGGGGACCAC contains:
- a CDS encoding putative glycoside hydrolase → MRKTGIIMLLFMMMMVLLIACSEPVSTSPSLDTTPKDLETQEKEEASNKQAVEVEKPVTEVAEVAPEGEEEEQAVSHPPFEYPDAIRGIYVTGHSAGGQKFPDLLKLVETTDLNAMVIDIKDDHGWITYKMEGDMEPFSKPFMKDPKALVQTLSDHKIYPIARIVVFKDSVLAGQKPELSFKNGGQVWKNRRGEAFVNPFLTEVWQHNVEIAKEAAKLGFQEIQFDYVRFPEGFENRDKTLTYGMGNYTKDQLEPRLVAVWEKKKIEWETEHQEAWAEQREAQPPSETLAGDAKPAPIAIQESAPPKPEYDAVAARVTAVTDFVEYAKKELEPYNVKVSVDIFGYTATLSEAPGIGQNFTAISNHVDVISSMIYPSHWGPGYFNIPKPDTDPHRLVQEYAKMENQKLAQMENPPLSRPWIQDFTAPWLGKGNYIPYGKREVELQIKALNEAGIKEFLLWNAGNNYTPNVDYTPLN
- a CDS encoding peptidylprolyl isomerase, with protein sequence MKKWYFLFIASLSMLLLSACGATQEQAVSDRGPTTTKTWDKPPEMIIEPDKPYTATITTNKGDIKIELFTKDAPQTVNNFIFLAKEDFYQNVLFHRVIKGFMIQTGDPTGTGTGGPGYQFEDELPAPHRYEAGIVAMANAGPNTNGSQFFICNGADSENLNGYPNYTIFGRVVEGMETVEAISNVNVKQSPMGEPSQPTEEVYIKNITISE
- a CDS encoding MraY family glycosyltransferase, with protein sequence MKYLLLLSLSYLLCYFLLPLFKRLSFYWGILDQPSARKIHAKPIPLLGGLLIYLTVASLVLLFLGINRLSLGIVVGGAILVTIGLLDDWYKSKGREFYVWPRLLAQVGAAGVIVALGIRIDGITNFFVDHGMIMFPDWLATALTILWIVAITNMMNFIDGVDGLAAGITSISSMTLFFIALIQGQYAAAMVAIILMGAVLAFLKYNFHPASIFMGDSGATFLGFTLAVIAVDGAFKGATLASIFVPVFALGVPIFDTLIVFLKRFLSGKGLHIADRSHTHHTLMRWGLNQKQTVAFLYLIGACLSLTSIVLLLYSTI
- a CDS encoding metallophosphoesterase, with the protein product MNTKSIRNVDIIGDIHGCYDELILLLDKLGYKNQEGLYRHSDNRMLVFVGDLCDRGPKSLAVLELVKKLVEAKLAYHCPGNHDDKLLRWCQGRRVQVKHGLETTVEEIEKTEDPTGTRRWIEEYIKSLPLYLQFDQGELVVVHAGIRADMIGSNHKRLRDICLYGFPTGNLDKHGLPERDPVIKHYKGRALLVHGHTPVHQPLWEQNVINIDTGCVFGGELTCFRYPEKSFVAVKALKIYGESKRFQLK
- a CDS encoding rhomboid family intramembrane serine protease, which translates into the protein MSWFYRNENWRTYLKRYPLTSLFISLNIIVFLLMTIAGGSTNPNTLVQFGAYYKPFVLQGDLYRLFAPIFIHIGWEHLLFNCFAILIFAPGLEVMLGKFRYLILYLGSGLVGFIMTLFFSSAVLAAGASGAIFGVYGMFAYLSMYRRDLMDYYSRQTILPILVIGVVLTFLPGISITGHLGGLATGYLLGFILMRR
- a CDS encoding NAD/NADP transhydrogenase alpha subunit, whose amino-acid sequence is MKCISVYTKDFEVFSDIYERILELNLDDNEETEIDGITVGDAGEIPDDYIEKMRQKPEVAVMRIKKQGVIILQHGEVFEILIPTEEDEEAEETA
- a CDS encoding cell wall hydrolase encodes the protein MLKKWLLSIPLFTSVFAVISCLFIGQANAVESIVYKVEKGDTLWRISKITGVNVDQLKKANRLSSDFIRDGDKLIIPRDNNVNSKRAIKFTKKDYDWFVRIIEAEAGGESFEGKVAVGSVVLNRVLHKDYPGTITGVIFHKVKHVYQFSPVADGRIHKVKPSKDSYRAAQEALRGLDPTSGALFFYNPHTARSQWIRTRVVVAEIGRHNFAH
- a CDS encoding MFS transporter, translated to MLTRNSFFTPLQSLFSVQLIFCIIFSFANLFMNIFLWDRGQSFWAIGVFNLFSVASIFIASLAGAYLLHLLGTRSTFMISSILALGLFLYLFHAGQASQTLLPVLGLLYGGYVGLFYIGFNLHILQLSDPQNRSYLIGMESTIATVAQLITPLCAGLFITSQGYSHTFFIIIALLILQFLFSAFIPSMKMTEKYQKRYFFLAENEEMAKMGFTSAAYGFYFSFVQMSYGLFFFFFLQNESQLGSWNFVFGAISAVMYWLIGKSLKQSNREIILGMGMISSIMVTLTLFLSAAPWFILFNLIVSIALPMMWIPAKSLHYAQIARTNTTHKEDGFSRMLQRLVFREFAISLGRISFFFIMIIGFDFGLGPAYYIMIALACFMPVGIWLLSRT